In a genomic window of Syngnathus typhle isolate RoL2023-S1 ecotype Sweden linkage group LG4, RoL_Styp_1.0, whole genome shotgun sequence:
- the loxl1 gene encoding lysyl oxidase homolog 1 produces the protein MLPVICLVFILAGLGKAQSQSRTSVQEGSATPWRQVIQWENNGRMFSLLNSGSEYVPAGTDTQDRDHQIVVADTPAQSSRRSQGGNVRRQAPSRGSSETIRGQARHPFGFGQVPDNWRQTSGSTARIPFQRSSGTRVRQSTGSSSTYPSTPYSIPSYPQYPIPQQPVYQPVPFDPSYTDGSYRGYEPPFQPVPGGGYAGGSYAGGQGYTGGGYGVAPVLPGSPMEFTDDGYRFYQSYSYGSSPVAPPQAAQPPFTDGLDRRYTQSLYNEDPAASVPDSRVDPPGPAGQAPVRSPQYEQFPPFARPQPPFPQPVQPGRNSPNSAIEQTNVGNIYQQEQRGLPDLVPDANYVQASTYIQRARMYSLRCAAEEKCLSSSAYAPETTDYDVRVLLRFPQRVKNKGTADFMPNRPHHTWEWHSCHQHYHSMDEFSHYDLLEVTSGRKVAEGHKASFCLEDTTCDFGHLKRYACTSHTQGLSPGCYDTYNADIDCQWIDITDIQPGNYILKLTVNPKFLVMESDFTNNVVRCNIHYTGRFVTTTKCQLAQS, from the exons TCCAGTGGGAGAACAACGGTCGTATGTTCAGCCTTCTTAACAGTGGATCCGAGTATGTTCCCGCTGGGACCGACACGCAGGACAGGGATCACCAAATAGTGGTTGCCGACACCCCCGCTCAGTCGTCCCGTAGATCTCAAGGGGGCAATGTTCGCAGACAAGCGCCATCACGGGGATCCTCTGAGACTATCCGCGGGCAAGCCAGGCATCCTTTCGGTTTTGGGCAAGTGCCTGATAACTGGAGACAAACATCGGGCTCCACGGCTCGGATACCCTTCCAGCGATCCTCCGGCACCCGGGTCAGACAATCCACAGGGTCTTCATCTACCTACCCTTCAACACCTTATAGCATACCGTCCTACCCTCAGTATCCCATTCCTCAACAGCCCGTCTACCAACCCGTGCCCTTTGACCCAAGTTATACAGACGGATCATACAGGGGCTATGAGCCGCCCTTTCAACCGGTTCCCGGAGGAGGTTACGCCGGTGGATCGTACGCCGGTGGACAGGGGTATACCGGAGGGGGGTACGGCGTGGCTCCGGTCCTACCTGGCTCACCAATGGAATTCACAGATGACGGGTACCGTTTCTACCAGTCCTACAGCTATGGGTCCAGCCCTGTGGCACCCCCACAGGCCGCCCAGCCTCCATTCACGGACGGCCTGGACCGCAGATACACCCAGAGTCTATACAACGAGGACCCCGCTGCCTCCGTACCCGACAGCAGAGTGGACCCGCCAGGACCGGCCGGCCAAGCACCGGTACGAAGTCCTCAGTATGAACAGTTCCCACCATTTGCAAGACCCCAGCCTCCCTTTCCGCAACCTGTTCAGCCTGGCAGAAACTCTCCAAACTCTGCCATTGAGCAAACCAACGTTGGGAACATATACCAACAAGAGCAAAGAG GGTTGCCTGACCTAGTTCCCGATGCCAACTATGTCCAGGCTTCTACGTACATTCAGAGAGCCCGCATGTACTCGCTGCGCTGTGCTGCAGAGGAAAAATGCCTATCAAG CTCTGCGTACGCGCCGGAAACCACCGACTACGATGTCCGAGTACTGCTGCGATTTCCGCAGAGGGTGAAGAACAAGGGCACTGCTGACTTCATGCCGAACAGGCCGCATCATACCTGGGAGTGGCACAGTTGCCATCA GCACTATCACAGCATGGATGAGTTCAGCCACTACGACTTGTTGGAGGTTACCTCGGGTCGCAAAGTGGCCGAAGGGCACAAGGCTAGTTTCTGTCTGGAGGACACTACATGCGACTTTGGACACCTGAAACGTTATGCATGTACCTCGCACACTCAG GGTCTCAGCCCAGGCTGCTATGATACTTACAACGCCGATATTGACTGTCAATGGATCGACATCACTGACATCCAGCCTGGAAACTACATATTAAAG CTCACAGTCAACCCCAAATTCCTGGTGATGGAATCAGACTTTACCAACAATGTTGTCAGATGTAACATCCACTACACGGGACGTTTTGTTACGACAACCAAATGCCAGCTCGCTCA GTCTTGA